One stretch of Candidatus Palauibacter soopunensis DNA includes these proteins:
- a CDS encoding ankyrin repeat domain-containing protein has translation MLRRPVFGPVVDADADVNERGGFGRTPLHIAALYNPVAFPMLLELGADPEALDRDGRTLMDYTVDDTFGCRGGSW, from the coding sequence ATGCTCCGCCGGCCCGTGTTCGGTCCGGTGGTGGATGCCGACGCGGACGTGAACGAGCGGGGCGGGTTCGGCCGGACCCCGCTTCACATCGCGGCCCTCTACAACCCGGTGGCTTTTCCGATGCTCTTGGAACTCGGTGCCGACCCGGAGGCCCTTGACCGGGACGGCAGGACGCTAATGGACTACACCGTCGACGACACCTTTGGCTGCAGGGGTGGGAGTTGGTGA
- a CDS encoding ATP-binding protein, whose product MSAQESQSVGVVLGTEASTPLRWWIAIRPDAYVQLDDVVLVRAHVPDIGVVRLSGVVNMVRSQHEGARFESDVFLSEEGVLPLQVASSAQVVTTRVEPEIWVPPTPGEEVVRVRGGDRDEALHFDAMEKTLVAGQSRDRLPVYLDLSFLDGQRGAHVNISGVSGVATKTTYASFLLYTLFHSDVLGREAANTKALVFNVKGEDLLFLDQPNSKLDDSARERYEALGLEAGPFRSVGIWAPARRESAEPVPDTGSRQKGVRPYFWTVRDVVQGELLRFMFAEAGDERSQIADLVARVEAGLAREAEAVPDSPSTIRFTDDDGSSRHVRSFAALCDLIEERLSTDGSSWAGYAASGTVTAFLRRLQSARFHCGHLIRGDETPDPDKHRIDWEGKQVSVIDIHNLHDRAKRFVVGVVVKRLFEQKEAVGTARPLVFLVLDELNKYAPRDGWSPIKEVLLDISERGRSLGVILIGAQQTASEIERRIVANAAIRVVGRLDPAEAARAEYGFLTETARQRAVLLKPGTMLLQQPHLPLPLEVTFPFPSWATRSGEAPPVSKTADPFARFERTTSTDRA is encoded by the coding sequence ATGTCTGCGCAGGAGAGCCAATCCGTCGGCGTCGTGCTGGGCACCGAGGCCTCAACGCCGCTCAGGTGGTGGATCGCCATCCGCCCGGACGCGTACGTGCAGCTCGACGATGTAGTGCTGGTCCGGGCGCACGTTCCGGACATCGGTGTGGTGCGCCTGTCCGGCGTCGTGAACATGGTACGCTCGCAGCACGAAGGGGCCCGCTTCGAGAGCGACGTCTTCCTGTCCGAGGAAGGAGTCCTGCCTCTCCAAGTGGCAAGCTCCGCACAGGTTGTCACCACCCGGGTTGAACCCGAGATATGGGTGCCCCCGACGCCGGGCGAGGAGGTTGTACGTGTACGGGGCGGGGACCGCGACGAGGCGCTGCACTTCGATGCCATGGAGAAGACGCTCGTCGCGGGGCAGTCCCGCGATCGGCTGCCAGTGTACCTCGATCTGTCGTTTCTCGACGGACAGCGCGGTGCGCACGTCAACATTTCTGGAGTCTCTGGCGTTGCCACGAAGACGACCTACGCGAGCTTCCTCCTTTACACCCTTTTTCACTCGGATGTTCTTGGGCGAGAGGCCGCGAACACGAAGGCCCTGGTCTTCAACGTCAAAGGTGAGGATTTGCTCTTTCTGGATCAACCGAATTCGAAACTCGACGACTCCGCGCGCGAGCGGTACGAGGCGCTAGGTCTCGAGGCCGGACCATTCCGTTCGGTGGGGATCTGGGCTCCGGCCCGACGGGAGAGTGCTGAGCCGGTCCCGGACACCGGCAGTCGGCAGAAGGGTGTCCGACCGTACTTCTGGACGGTGCGCGATGTCGTCCAAGGCGAGTTGCTTCGATTCATGTTCGCGGAAGCCGGTGACGAACGGAGCCAGATCGCGGATCTCGTCGCCCGCGTGGAAGCAGGCCTCGCACGCGAGGCCGAGGCCGTTCCGGATAGCCCGTCCACCATCCGCTTCACCGATGATGATGGGAGTTCGCGTCATGTCAGGTCGTTCGCGGCGCTATGTGACCTCATCGAAGAGCGGCTCTCGACCGACGGGTCGAGTTGGGCAGGATACGCGGCCTCCGGGACGGTGACGGCCTTCCTGCGCCGCCTGCAGAGCGCACGGTTCCATTGCGGGCACCTCATCCGGGGCGACGAGACGCCCGACCCGGACAAACACCGCATCGACTGGGAAGGGAAGCAGGTGTCGGTCATCGATATCCATAACCTGCACGACCGCGCGAAACGGTTTGTTGTGGGCGTCGTGGTGAAGCGCCTCTTCGAGCAGAAGGAAGCCGTCGGCACGGCGCGTCCCCTCGTGTTCCTGGTGCTCGATGAGCTGAACAAGTACGCACCCCGAGACGGGTGGTCACCGATCAAGGAAGTCCTCCTCGATATCTCCGAACGGGGGCGGAGCCTGGGCGTGATCCTGATCGGGGCTCAGCAGACCGCCAGCGAGATCGAGCGGCGCATCGTGGCAAATGCGGCGATCCGAGTTGTGGGACGCCTCGATCCCGCGGAGGCGGCCCGTGCGGAGTACGGGTTCCTGACCGAAACGGCCCGACAGCGGGCAGTCCTCTTGAAGCCGGGTACGATGCTGCTGCAGCAGCCACACCTGCCACTTCCGCTAGAGGTTACGTTCCCGTTCCCATCTTGGGCTACCCGCTCGGGCGAAGCGCCGCCTGTGTCGAAAACGGCGGACCCGTTCGCAAGGTTCGAGCGGACGACCTCGACGGACAGAGCATGA